Proteins from a genomic interval of Zingiber officinale cultivar Zhangliang chromosome 2A, Zo_v1.1, whole genome shotgun sequence:
- the LOC122040862 gene encoding KH domain-containing protein HEN4-like isoform X3, whose amino-acid sequence MSFPFLPSKHSYERNPFELNGRGKWQKTGPHSKKQKQLKAPPGATMFRILCLASKSGSFVGDSGEIVARIQKETGAKIRLEEIVSGCDERVILITGSEKYAALGNEPKKEDEVSEGSDNLKESAENVGESEDSSAPESTKVGCLHGKGGSVIKQISADSGAQIRILPKDKLPLCGTQLDEIVQVLFASRLCSFFYSMLN is encoded by the exons ATGTCGTTTCcatttttaccttccaagcattCTTATGAAAGAAATCCCTTTGAGTTGAATGGGAGGGGAAAATGGCAAAAGACAGGACCTCATTCAAAAAAGCAGAAACAGCTAAAAGCTCCTCCTGGGGCTACCATGTTCCGTATTCTTTGTCTTGCATCAAAATCTGGCAGTTTTGTTGGTGACAGTGGAGAAATTGTTGCAAGGATACAGAAAGAGACTGGTGCCAAAATTAGACTTGAAGAAATTGTTTCTGGCTGTGATGAGAGAGTTATTCTTATCACTGGATCAGAGAAATATGCAGCACTTGGCAATGAACCTAAAAAAGAAGATGAAGTTTCTGAAGGTAGTGATAATCTCAAGGAAAGTGCTGAGAATGTTGGTGAGTCCGAGGATTCTTCTGCTCCAGAAAGCACAAAG GTAGGTTGTCTACATGGGAAGGGTGGGAGTGTTATTAAGCAAATATCAGCAGACAGTGGGGCCCAGATTCGTATACTTCCAAAAGACAAACTTCCTTTGTGCGGCACACAGCTGGATGAAATTGTCCAG GTACTTTTTGCTTCACGGCTATGTTCTTTCTTTTACAGTATGTTAAATTGA
- the LOC122040862 gene encoding RNA-binding KH domain-containing protein RCF3-like isoform X1: MSFPFLPSKHSYERNPFELNGRGKWQKTGPHSKKQKQLKAPPGATMFRILCLASKSGSFVGDSGEIVARIQKETGAKIRLEEIVSGCDERVILITGSEKYAALGNEPKKEDEVSEGSDNLKESAENVGESEDSSAPESTKVGCLHGKGGSVIKQISADSGAQIRILPKDKLPLCGTQLDEIVQITGGVDSVKKALHLVGQQLLDNPTRERDSFPLANSSGPLSHPFASIPQSEDFLHQIFIILLKDPLSPTGPMTCLTSIQAWAHLFLNFMKVDHPYILKSLQSPSLSGYSALLRRSGV, from the exons ATGTCGTTTCcatttttaccttccaagcattCTTATGAAAGAAATCCCTTTGAGTTGAATGGGAGGGGAAAATGGCAAAAGACAGGACCTCATTCAAAAAAGCAGAAACAGCTAAAAGCTCCTCCTGGGGCTACCATGTTCCGTATTCTTTGTCTTGCATCAAAATCTGGCAGTTTTGTTGGTGACAGTGGAGAAATTGTTGCAAGGATACAGAAAGAGACTGGTGCCAAAATTAGACTTGAAGAAATTGTTTCTGGCTGTGATGAGAGAGTTATTCTTATCACTGGATCAGAGAAATATGCAGCACTTGGCAATGAACCTAAAAAAGAAGATGAAGTTTCTGAAGGTAGTGATAATCTCAAGGAAAGTGCTGAGAATGTTGGTGAGTCCGAGGATTCTTCTGCTCCAGAAAGCACAAAG GTAGGTTGTCTACATGGGAAGGGTGGGAGTGTTATTAAGCAAATATCAGCAGACAGTGGGGCCCAGATTCGTATACTTCCAAAAGACAAACTTCCTTTGTGCGGCACACAGCTGGATGAAATTGTCCAG ATAACTGGAGGAGTTGATTCAGTGAAGAAAGCTCTGCATTTAGTTGGTCAGCAACTCCTAGATAACCCAACACGTGAACGTGATTCTTTTCCTCTGGCAAATTCTTCTGGTCCCTTGTCACATCCATTCGCTTCTATTCCTCAGTCAGAAGATTTCCTCCACCAAATTTTCATTATCCTCCTCAAGGACCCCCTTTCTCCAACAGGCCCCATGACATGCCTGACTTCCATCCAGGCATGGGCCCACCTTTTCCTAAATTTCATGAAAGTGGACCACCCATACATCCTCAAATCTCTCCAGAGCCCATCACTTTCAGGTTACTCTGCCCTGCTGAGAAGGTCGGGAGTGTGA
- the LOC122040862 gene encoding RNA-binding KH domain-containing protein RCF3-like isoform X2, which produces MSFPFLPSKHSYERNPFELNGRGKWQKTGPHSKKQKQLKAPPGATMFRILCLASKSGSFVGDSGEIVARIQKETGAKIRLEEIVSGCDERVILITGSEKYAALGNEPKKEDEVSEGSDNLKESAENVGESEDSSAPESTKGGSVIKQISADSGAQIRILPKDKLPLCGTQLDEIVQITGGVDSVKKALHLVGQQLLDNPTRERDSFPLANSSGPLSHPFASIPQSEDFLHQIFIILLKDPLSPTGPMTCLTSIQAWAHLFLNFMKVDHPYILKSLQSPSLSGYSALLRRSGV; this is translated from the exons ATGTCGTTTCcatttttaccttccaagcattCTTATGAAAGAAATCCCTTTGAGTTGAATGGGAGGGGAAAATGGCAAAAGACAGGACCTCATTCAAAAAAGCAGAAACAGCTAAAAGCTCCTCCTGGGGCTACCATGTTCCGTATTCTTTGTCTTGCATCAAAATCTGGCAGTTTTGTTGGTGACAGTGGAGAAATTGTTGCAAGGATACAGAAAGAGACTGGTGCCAAAATTAGACTTGAAGAAATTGTTTCTGGCTGTGATGAGAGAGTTATTCTTATCACTGGATCAGAGAAATATGCAGCACTTGGCAATGAACCTAAAAAAGAAGATGAAGTTTCTGAAGGTAGTGATAATCTCAAGGAAAGTGCTGAGAATGTTGGTGAGTCCGAGGATTCTTCTGCTCCAGAAAGCACAAAG GGTGGGAGTGTTATTAAGCAAATATCAGCAGACAGTGGGGCCCAGATTCGTATACTTCCAAAAGACAAACTTCCTTTGTGCGGCACACAGCTGGATGAAATTGTCCAG ATAACTGGAGGAGTTGATTCAGTGAAGAAAGCTCTGCATTTAGTTGGTCAGCAACTCCTAGATAACCCAACACGTGAACGTGATTCTTTTCCTCTGGCAAATTCTTCTGGTCCCTTGTCACATCCATTCGCTTCTATTCCTCAGTCAGAAGATTTCCTCCACCAAATTTTCATTATCCTCCTCAAGGACCCCCTTTCTCCAACAGGCCCCATGACATGCCTGACTTCCATCCAGGCATGGGCCCACCTTTTCCTAAATTTCATGAAAGTGGACCACCCATACATCCTCAAATCTCTCCAGAGCCCATCACTTTCAGGTTACTCTGCCCTGCTGAGAAGGTCGGGAGTGTGA